A stretch of the Acyrthosiphon pisum isolate AL4f chromosome A2, pea_aphid_22Mar2018_4r6ur, whole genome shotgun sequence genome encodes the following:
- the LOC100160396 gene encoding fatty acyl-CoA reductase wat-like, with protein sequence METGVAETFRNGIVLITGSTGFLGKILTEKLLRSCPVKNIVVLVRRKKELNASQRVAKIYQQTLFDRIRHEKPDFIKSIKIIEGNLEESALGLSLNDHNWMIENVNFVFHCAATIKFNETLELASKINIQGTEHLLALASKMKNLKGFVHVSTAYSHCPRKEIKEEYYTVPVTVTELKNMLVDNVPTPKIIEDWPNTYTFTKAVAENMILTNENCLPISIFRPSIIGCTKSEPEPGWLENMNGPTGLISGVMVGFLRTAPNIGTNITDIIPADYTVNALISVMWDTVNRHKQSNGVNKVPKIYNYVSCVESPLTWGRYIREMHDQYYVAPPLQSMWYGFYILYSNLMVGSILRFILHRIPGAFMDLILVLCCKSPKMLRMYAKTECMVDLLYEFSIKQWKFDNENTRQLWLSLSKDDRNMFQFSLKSFDWKSYIESYYYGIRKHILHEDLSNVEEALSKNNKLLRLHQLCVVLVMFITFHLCWMFMNYLF encoded by the exons atggAAACAGGTGTAGCAGAAACGTTTAGAAATGGGATAGTTTTAATAACAGGAAGTACAGGATTTTTGGGGAAAATACTCACTGAAAAGTTACTCAGATCATGTCCTGTCAAAAATATTGTGGTGCTTGTCAGACGTAAGAAAGAACTGAATGCTAGTCAAAGGGTTGCAAAAATATACCAACAaact ctatTTGATCGAATTCGTCATGAAAAACCAGATTTtataaaatccattaaaattattgaaggGAATTTAGAGGAATCAGCATTGGGATTATCGTTAAATGACCATAACTGGATGATCGAAAATGTTAACTTCGTTTTTCATTGCGCAGCAACGATTAAATTCAACGAGACTCTCGAATTggcatcaaaaataaatatacaaggGACTGAGCATTTGTTGGCATTAGcgtcaaaaatgaaaaatcttaag gGTTTTGTGCACGTGTCGACTGCTTATTCGCACTGTCCGAGAAAAGAAATTAAAGAAGAATACTATACCGTCCCGGTCACAGTTACAGAGCTGAAAAATATGTTGGTTGACAACGTACCGACTCccaa AATTATAGAGGATTGGCCCAATACGTATACTTTTACGAAAGCGGTGGCGGAAAACATGATACTGACAAATGAAAATTGCTTGCCGATATCAATATTTCGTCCTTCGATTa TCGGATGCACGAAATCCGAACCGGAACCTGGCTGGTTAGAAAACATGAACGGACCAACAGGTCTGATTTCCGGGGTCATGGTTGGATTTTTGAGGACGGCACCAAACATCGGGACCAATATAACAGACATTATCCCTGCCGATTACACCGTCAACGCATTGATTAGCGTAATGTGGGACACAGTTAACAG ACACAAACAGTCGAATGGAGTGAACAAAGTaccgaaaatatataattacgttTCATGTGTCGAAAGCCCTTTGACATGGGGTAGATATATCAGAGAAATGCACGATCAATATTACGTAGCTCCTCCTTTGCAATCGATGTGGTACGGTTTTTATATTCTCTATTCGAATTTAATGGTCGgaagtattttgagatttatcTTGCATCGAATACCGGGTGCATTTATGGATTTGATTTTGGTTCTATGCTGTAAATCTCCCAA AATGTTAAGAATGTATGCAAAAACAGAATGTATGGTCGATTTACTCTACGAGTTTTCTATAAAACAATGGAAATTTGACAATGAAAATACTAGACAATTGTGGTTGTCACTAAGTAAAGACGATCGCAATATGTTCCAGTTCAGCTTAAAATCATTTGATTGGAAGTCGTATATAGAAAGCTATTATTACGGTATCAGAAAACACATACTTCACGAAGACCTAAGCAACGTTGAAGAGgcgttatcaaaaaataataa GTTATTGAGACTGCATCAGTTGTGTGTTGTTTTAGTTATGTTTATTACATTCCATTTGTGTTGgatgtttatgaattatttgttttga